Proteins encoded in a region of the Diospyros lotus cultivar Yz01 chromosome 9, ASM1463336v1, whole genome shotgun sequence genome:
- the LOC127810471 gene encoding proline-rich receptor-like protein kinase PERK8 codes for MAAIAPLNSSIAGIAPASSISPPPPPPDSPSTTTPPPTDSEPNQSSAPSNTTTTAPPPSSQPPVSSAPPPSTPPSPPPSPPTTSPPTSPPPPPKTSPPPSPPTTSPPTSPPPPPETSPPPSPPVSPPPAGSPPPANLPPPPTSSPSPPSGVSPAQSPPPPPPPAPSPSPPPPAEVLSPPSANSPPPPSKKSPDSSPPPQLAPSTPSGSPPDPLSPISPPPPVSTSSPSAPASSPRNSTSPAPPSNSSSGTPATSPLPTLPTEKPTAKSTTSGPAERENVSSANGGGIRAGNAIGIGILVGFFMLGLLVMAVWFRRKRKKSEAGFNGGYYIPSPYASSQNSDVSFLRPQNSNSSFLRPQNSNSSFLRPQNSVQSASGSNIMSSPEHYGVGNTKWFTYEELIEATNGFSAQNLLGEGGFGCVFKGFLVDGREVAVKQLKTGGGQGEREFRAEVEIISRVHHRHLVSLVGYCISDHQRLLVYDYVPNNTLHYHLHGERSQVMEWGTRVKVAAGAARGIAYLHEDCHPRIIHRDIKSSNILLDNNFEAQVADFGLARLAMDTNTHVSTRVMGTFGYLAPEYASTGKLTEKSDVFSFGVVLLELITGRQPVDASQPLGDESLVEWARPLLIQALDTENFGELVDPMLEHNYIEAEMFRMIEAAAACIRHLASKRPRMSQVVRALDSIGELSDLNNGIKPGQSQVFDSREQSARIRMFQRVAFGSQDYSSDFYDRSQSSWLS; via the exons ATGGCTGCAATAGCGCCTCTAAACTCTTCCATTGCTGGAATTGCACCAGCTTCCAGTATtagtccaccaccaccaccacctgaTTCCCCTTCAACCACAACACCTCCTCCCACTGATTCTGAGCCCAACCAGAGTTCAGCCCCTTCCAACACTACTACAACCGCGCCGCCTCCATCTTCTCAGCCACCGGTTTCTTCTGCCCCTCCTCCATCCACACCACCATCACCACCACCGTCACCTCCAACCACATCACCGCCTACTTCACCTCCACCACCGCCTAAAACATCACCACCACCGTCACCTCCAACCACATCACCGCCTACTTCACCTCCACCACCGCCCGAAACATCACCTCCACCCTCACCTCCAGTATCTCCACCTCCTGCCGGCTCTCCTCCTCCTGCCAATTTGCCGCCACCTCCAACTTCATCCCCTTCACCGCCATCAGGAGTTTCTCCCGCCCAATCACCcccacctcctcctcctccggcCCCTTCTCCTTCTCCGCCTCCTCCTGCAGAAGTCCTATCTCCGCCTTCTGCCAATTCTCCACCTCCACCATCCAAAAAGTCACCGGACAGTTCTCCACCTCCTCAATTAGCACCCAGTACTCCGTCTGGTTCCCCACCAGATCCCCTGTCCCCAATTTCTCCCCCGCCTCCAGTTTCCACATCATCTCCTTCTGCACCTGCATCATCTCCACGAAATTCCACTTCCCCCGCTCCTCCAAGTAATTCGTCTTCTGGAACTCCTGCCACCTCACCGCTTCCTACTCTTCCAACAGAGAAACCTACTGCAAAATCAACAACATCTGGTCCAGCTGAAAGGGAAAACGTCTCTTCAGCAAATGGTGGTGGCATTAGGGCTGGAAATGCAATAGGAATTGGCATTTTAGTTGGGTTTTTTATGCTTGGTCTTCTTGTAATGGCTGTGTGGTTCAGGCGGAAACGGAAGAAAAGTGAAGCTGGATTTAATGGTGGCTACTATATCCCTTCTCCATATGCTTCTTCCCAAAATTCAG ATGTATCATTTCTGAGgcctcaaaattcaaattcgtCCTTTCTAAGgccccaaaattcaaattcgtCATTTCTAAGGCCCCAAAATTCAGTTCAAAGTGCTTCAGGGAGCAATATCATGTCGTCACCAGAGCATTATGGTGTTGGAAATACTAAATGGTTCACCTATGAAGAGCTAATTGAGGCTACAAATGGCTTTTCGGCTCAGAATCTCTTGGGTGAAGGTGGATTTGGTTGCGTTTTCAAAGGATTCCTTGTAGATGGAAGAGAAGTTGCTGTTAAACAGCTAAAGACAGGTGGTGGACAGGGGGAGCGTGAGTTTAGAGCAGAAGTTGAGATTATCAGCCGGGTACACCACCGCCATCTGGTTTCACTTGTGGGTTACTGCATATCGGACCATCAAAGATTGCTTGTGTATGATTATGTTCCAAACAACACTCTTCATTATCATCTCCATG GTGAAAGAAGTCAAGTTATGGAGTGGGGAACCCGAGTTAAAGTTGCGGCTGGTGCAGCTCGTGGAATAGCATACCTTCATGAAGACT GCCATCCTCGGATCATTCACAGGGATATTAAGTCATCAAACATTCTATTAGACAACAACTTTGAAGCTCAG GTTGCAGATTTTGGTCTAGCAAGGTTAGCAATGGACACAAATACACATGTGAGCACACGTGTGATGGGAACCTTTGG ATACTTAGCTCCGGAGTATGCTTCCACTGGCAAACTGACTGAAAAGTCGGATGTGTTCTCATTCGGGGTTGTGCTTTTAGAACTCATTACTGGTCGCCAGCCTGTGGATGCATCTCAACCGTTGGGTGATGAGAGTCTGGTCGAATGG GCCCGACCACTGCTTATTCAGGCCCTCGATACTGAAAATTTTGGGGAGCTGGTAGACCCGATGCTAGAACACAACTACATTGAAGCTGAGATGTTCCGGATGATTGAAGCAGCTGCAGCTTGTATACGCCATTTAGCTTCAAAACGTCCCCGGATGAGTCAG GTGGTACGCGCCCTGGACTCCATTGGCGAGCTATCGGATCTAAACAATGGGATAAAACCCGGACAGAGCCAAGTATTTGATTCAAGGGAGCAGTCGGCACGGATCAGAATGTTCCAGAGAGTGGCGTTTGGAAGTCAGGACTACAGTTCAGATTTTTACGATCGGTCGCAGAGCAGCTGGTTAAGTTAA
- the LOC127810015 gene encoding protein trichome birefringence-like 20 — MKLNLLQLLPSWKNWPGTGLVRVILILLITMVFLAIIPIYLHKISPFLLVFLMPRYDQEHKLALPAVDYSHRISAITGSKRTSLRRICNMFKGDWVPFPEGPYYTNETKCVIDNRQNCLKFGRPDSEFLKWRWKPDDCELPPFDGAQFLELVRGKSMAFVGDSVARNQMQSLICLLTSVTRPLDISYILETSEHWFYRDYNFTLAHLWTTHLVKAPGVKPQREVPSNLTLDEVDHSWAAEIETFDYVIISSGHWFLRPLNYFEKGSLVGCHSCSGDEKKKGFDMYYAYRKAFRTAFRTLLALPNFKGLTILRTITESHVGDRREWSEDGDCAMTRPLARGAMELGGDVLKLYVIQMEEFEAAEREGRKKGLKFRLLNITEPMLLRPDGHPNQYGHWPHERVRRADCLHWCLPGPVDLWNEILLQMVKMESQGS, encoded by the exons ATGAAGTTGAATCTCTTGCAGCTTCTTCCCAGTTGGAAGAACTGGCCGGGAACCGGACTGGTTAGGGTGATCTTAATCCTCCTAATCACCATGGTTTTTCTTGCCATAATCCCTATCTATCTCCATAAGATTTCACCctttttgttggtttttctGATGCCTCGTTATGATCAAGAGCATAAGTTGGCCTTGCCAGCAGTGGATTATTCGCATCGGATTAGTGCCATAACTGGCTCGAAGCGAACAAGTTTACGGAGAATATGTAACATGTTTAAGGGAGATTGGGTTCCATTTCCCGAGGGACCTTATTACACAAATGAGACCAAATGTGTGATTGATAACAGGCAAAATTGCCTGAAATTTGGGAGGCCAGACAGTGAGTTCTTGAAGTGGAGGTGGAAGCCTGATGACTGCGAGCTGCCTCCCTTTGATGGGGCACAGTTCTTGGAGCTTGTTAGAGGCAAGTCCATGGCCTTTGTTGGGGACTCAGTGGCTAGAAACCAGATGCAATCCCTCATTTGTTTGTTGACCAGT GTGACAAGGCCCTTGGACATATCATACATACTGGAGACATCAGAGCACTGGTTCTATAGAGATTACAATTTTACATTAGCGCATTTATGGACAACTCACCTTGTCAAAGCCCCAGGAGTGAAGCCTCAAAGAGAAGTTCCTTCAAACCTCACTTTGGATGAAGTAGATCATTCTTGGGCAGCTGAAATTGAAACCTTTGACTATGTTATAATTTCATCCGGGCATTGGTTTCTAAGGCCATTGAACTACTTTGAAAAGGGTAGTCTCGTTGGATGCCATTCATGCAGTggagatgagaagaagaagggttTTGACATGTACTATGCGTACAGGAAGGCTTTTAGGACAGCCTTCAGGACCCTTCTGGCCCTTCCCAATTTCAAGGGGCTGACAATTCTGAGGACCATCACCGAGTCGCATGTCGGCGACAGGAGGGAGTGGAGCGAGGATGGGGACTGCGCGATGACCAGGCCGCTGGCAAGGGGGGCAATGGAGCTGGGGGGTGATGTTTTGAAGTTGTATGTGATCCAAATGGAGGAGTTCGAGGCTGCGGAGAGGGAGGGGAGGAAGAAGGGGCTTAAGTTCAGGCTGCTGAACATTACTGAGCCCATGCTGCTGAGGCCGGATGGCCACCCAAACCAGTATGGACACTGGCCGCACGAGCGGGTTCGCCGTGCTGACTGTTTGCACTGGTGCTTGCCTGGTCCGGTTGATCTCTGGAATGAGATCTTGCTTCAGATGGTGAAGATGGAAAGCCAAGGATCATGA
- the LOC127810016 gene encoding protein trichome birefringence-like 19 — protein MNIFFSHCPQMKFPSGYNSSFNRYKNAILLILSLVLVTILSLDYMRDNLPFLWRSREINVDVPVPRKGSSSSILHHRFNHNGSINGMSLGKNCNLFKGRWVPFPQAPYYTNNSGCVIEDNQNCMKFGRPDTDFMKLRWKPDDCEIPIFDAVQFLEFVRGKSMAFLGDSVARNQMQSLGCMLSSAAHHTDLTDNKHPRFRRWFYKDYNFTLGLLLTTHLVKTLGVNSMISMSTVQLYLDEVDQAWASHIQQFDYVIISTGHWFTRPLVYYENRKVVGCSMCSRDNTRDLGKYYGYRKAYKTAFNLFLDHDKFKGSTVIMRTITPSHFEAEESDDGGNCVRIKPMMEQEMKMEWDLFTFYLIQMEEFWAAQRVGKKRGMKFKLLDITEMMRPRADAHPNHYGHAAEVRFMLYSDCLHWCLPGAIDIWNELLFQILKTEDYDSS, from the exons ATGAACATTTTCTTCTCGCATTGTCCTCAAATGAAGTTTCCAAGTGGGTATAACTCATCCTTCAACCGCTACAAAAATGCCATCCTACTGATCCTCAGCCTAGTTCTTGTCACTATACTGTCTCTAGATTATATGCGCGACAATCTGCCTTTCTTGTGGCGCTCTAGGGAGATTAATGTCGATGTGCCAGTCCCCAGGAAAGGATCATCCTCATCAATCCTGCACCACCGGTTTAATCACAACGGCTCGATTAATGGGATGAGCCTGGGGAAAAACTGTAACTTGTTTAAGGGGAGATGGGTGCCATTTCCCCAAGCACCTTACTACACAAACAACAGTGGGTGTGTCATTGAGGATAATCAAAATTGCATGAAGTTTGGAAGGCCAGACACCGATTTCATGAAGTTGAGGTGGAAGCCAGATGATTGTGAGATACCCATCTTCGACGCCGTGCAGTTCCTGGAGTTTGTAAGAGGGAAATCCATGGCCTTTCTTGGCGATTCAGTGGCAAGAAACCAAATGCAGTCACTGGGATGCATGTTGAGTAGT GCTGCCCATCATACAGATTTAACAGACAACAAGCACCCAAGATTCAGAAGGTGGTTCTACAAGGATTACAACTTCACATTAGGGCTTTTACTGACCACCCATCTGGTCAAAACGCTCGGCGTCAATTCGATGATCTCCATGAGCACTGTGCAGCTCTACTTGGATGAGGTTGATCAGGCTTGGGCATCTCATATACAACAATTTGACTATGTGATCATCTCAACAGGGCATTGGTTCACCAGGCCGCTGGTTTACTATGAAAATCGCAAGGTTGTCGGTTGCAGCATGTGCTCTAGGGACAACACCAGAGATCTCGGAAAGTACTATGGCTACAGGAAGGCCTACAAAACAGCATTCAATCTGTTCCTTGATCATGACAAGTTTAAGGGATCAACAGTGATCATGAGGACAATCACACCATCACATTTTGAGGCCGAGGAATCAGACGATGGAGGGAACTGTGTGAGGATTAAGCCAATGATGGAGCAAGAAATGAAGATGGAGTGGGATCTTTTCACCTTCTATTTGATTCAAATGGAGGAGTTTTGGGCAGCACAAAGGGTGGGGAAGAAGAGGGGAATGAAGTTCAAGTTGCTCGATATAACAGAGATGATGAGGCCAAGAGCAGATGCTCATCCAAACCATTATGGGCATGCTGCAGAAGTGAGGTTTATGCTGTACTCTGATTGTTTACACTGGTGCTTGCCAGGAGCCATTGACATATGGAATGAgcttttgtttcaaattttgaagACTGAAGATTATGATTCCAGTTGA
- the LOC127810017 gene encoding protein trichome birefringence-like 19, protein MKVDMLKPRRVKMKPLISSLRSVILIMLSLGLLSIILYLRYRAPFPVQSSKINSSSSIGSRKDPSSSPLESPAGKATTGTAINGSKCNIFKGKWVPYAEGPYYYPNSTRCRIDDRQNCLKFGRPDTEFMKWRWKPDECELPLFDAAEFLELVRGKSMAFIGDSVGRNQLESLRCLLASVASPVEATNEGDEFEHWVYADYNFTLALIWSTNLVRFSEYKSKSNGGNATSPPMIKYLLNLYLDEVDEKWASNIAKFDYVIMSAGHWFSRPLIYYQKGEVVGCHNCQNENFTDLTRFYGYRMALRTAFRAILRRAPNFKGLLLLRTISPTHFGIEDWAKGGNCSRTRPYAKEEEELEAHVLEFYLTEVDEFRAAERELGRARGLNLKLGLLDVTEAMGMRPDGHPSHYGHPPEKRQAIADCLHWCLPGPVDLWNELLLHVMRPQQPQEHII, encoded by the exons ATGAAGGTTGATATGTTGAAGCCTCGCAGAGTGAAAATGAAACCTCTGATCAGCAGCTTGAGATCGGTGATCCTAATAATGCTAAGCTTAGGTCTTCTCTCCATCATCCTCTATCTTCGTTACAGGGCGCCATTTCCAGTGCAGTCTTCTAAGATTAATTCATCATCGTCAATTGGCTCAAGAAAAGATCCGTCTTCATCACCACTAGAGTCTCCAGCTGGGAAAGCTACTACTGGTACTGCGATTAATGGTTCTAAATGCAATATATTCAAAGGAAAGTGGGTTCCGTATGCTGAGGGGCCATATTATTACCCAAATTCGACTAGATGCCGGATAGATGATCGCCAAAACTGCCTGAAATTCGGGAGGCCAGACACCGAGTTCATGAAGTGGAGATGGAAGCCAGATGAATGCGAGCTCCCCCTCTTCGACGCAGCCGAGTTCTTGGAGCTTGTTAGAGGCAAGTCCATGGCCTTTATTGGGGACTCGGTGGGGAGAAATCAGCTCGAGTCTCTCAGGTGCCTCTTGGCCAGT GTGGCCAGCCCCGTAGAAGCCACAAATGAGGGAGATGAATTCGAGCACTGGGTCTATGCCGACTACAACTTCACGCTAGCGCTCATATGGTCGACTAATTTGGTGAGGTTTTCGGAgtacaaaagcaaaagcaatgGCGGCAATGCTACTTCTCCCCCCATGATCAAGTATCTACTGAACCTCTACTTGGATGAAGTCGATGAGAAATGGGCATCTAACATTGCGAAATTCGACTATGTGATCATGTCAGCTGGCCACTGGTTCTCTAGGCCATTGATATACTACCAGAAGGGCGAGGTTGTTGGGTGCCACAATTGCCAAAACGAGAACTTCACAGATCTCACGAGGTTCTATGGCTACAGAATGGCCTTGAGAACTGCCTTTAGGGCCATTCTGAGAAGGGCCCCAAACTTCAAGGGCTTGCTGCTTTTGAGGACGATATCACCGACGCATTTCGGGATTGAGGATTGGGCGAAGGGGGGGAATTGTTCAAGGACAAGGCCATatgcaaaggaagaagaagaattggaaGCTCACGTTTTGGAGTTTTACTTGACTGAGGTGGATGAGTTCAGAGCAGCAGAAAGAGAATTGGGGAGAGCAAGGGGATTGAATCTGAAGCTTGGGTTGCTGGACGTTACAGAAGCCATGGGGATGAGGCCAGATGGCCATCCAAGCCATTACGGCCACCCGCCTGAGAAGAGGCAGGCCATTGCTGATTGCCTCCACTGGTGCCTGCCAGGCCCCGTTGATTTATGGAACGAGCTTCTGCTCCATGTTATGAGGCCACAACAACCCCAAGAACATATCATCTAA
- the LOC127809941 gene encoding uncharacterized protein LOC127809941, protein MAHSSPCFYANTSSSICCAKGKEQSPSFKLKTKPIYQKVSPGYRARAAVNAGFSTTEIPRQWYNLIADLPIKPPPPLHPKTFAPVKPEDLSPLFPDELIKQEASNEQFIDIPEEVLDVYRIWRPTPLIRAKRLEKLLDTPARIYYKYEGGSPAGSHKPNTAVPQVWYNAQEGVKNVVTETGAGQWGSALAFACSLFGLNCEVWQVRASFDQKPYRKLMMQTWGAKVHPSPSTITEAGRRILQMDQGSPGSLGIAISEAVEVAAMNADTKYCLGSVLNHVLLHQTVIGEECIKQMEAIGETPDVIIGCTGGGSNFAGLSFPFIREKLKGKINPNIVAVEPTACPSLTKGIYAYDYGDTAGMTPLMKMHTLGHDFIPDPIHAGGLRYHGMAPLISHVYELGFMEALAIPQTECFQGAIQFARSEGLIPAPEPTHAIAATIREALHCKETGESKVILMAMCGHGHFDLPAYEKYLNGSMVDLDFDEEKIQKSLADIPQLANA, encoded by the exons ATGGCACACTCGTCTCCCTGTTTCTACGCAAACACATCTTCGAGCATCTGCTGCGCCAAAG GTAAAGAGCAAAGTCCTAGTTTTAAATTGAAGACAAAACCAATCTATCAGAAGGTTTCGCCTGGTTATAGAGCCAGAGCAGCAGTAAATGCTGGTTTTAGCACGACTGAAATTCCTCGTCAGTGGTACAATCTAATAGCAGACCTTCCAATTAAACCTCCTCCGCCTTTGCATCCAAAGACTTTTGCACCAGTAAAACCAGAGGATCTGTCCCCTCTATTTCCTGATGAGTTGATTAAGCAGGAGGCAAGCAATGAGCAGTTCATCGATATCCCAGAAGAGGTTCTTGATGTTTATCGGATTTGGCGCCCAACCCCCTTGATCAG AGCCAAGAGGCTGGAGAAGCTGCTTGATACACCTGCTAGAATCTATTACAAGTATGAAGGCGGAAGCCCAGCTGGGTCACACAAACCTAATACTGCAGTCCCGCAGGTCTGGTACAATGCACAAGAAGGCGTAAAGAATGTCGTGACAGAAACTGGAGCTGGTCAATGGGGGAGTGCACTGGCCTTTGCCTGCAGCCTATTTGGTCTAAACTGTGAG GTGTGGCAGGTCCGTGCATCTTTTGACCAGAAGCCTTACCGTAAACTTATGATGCAAACTTGGGGTGCTAAGGTGCATCCTTCTCCTTCCACTATTACTGAGGCTGGTCGGAGAATCCTTCAAATGGACCAGGGAAGTCCAGGCAGTTTAGGAATAGCAATTTCAGAAGCCGTGGAAGTTGCAGCTATGAATGCTGATACCAAGTATTGTCTGGGGAGCGTTCTCAACCACGTGTTGCTGCATCAGACTGTTATAGGTGAGGAATGCATAAAGCAGATGGAGGCCATTGGCGAGACCCCAGATGTGATCATCGGTTGTACAGGGGGCGGGTCCAATTTTGCAGGGCTTAGTTTTCCATTTATTCGTGAGAAGCTCAAAGGAAAAATCAACCCGAATATTGTAGCTGTTGAACCTACAGCATGTCCATCTCTAACAAAAGGCATTTATGCGTATGATTATGGCGATACAGCAGGGATGACCCCGTTGATGAAGATGCACACGCTAGGGCATGACTTTATACCAGACCCTATCCATGCTG gGGGTTTGCGCTACCATGGCATGGCACCGTTGATTTCACACGTCTATGAACTTGGCTTCATGGAAGCCCTTGCAATCCCTCAGACAGAATGCTTtcaag GAGCCATACAGTTCGCAAGGTCTGAAGGGCTGATACCCGCACCAGAACCGACTCATGCCATAGCCGCCACCATTAGGGAAGCTCTCCACTGTAAAGAAACCGGGGAATCAAAAGTCATTCTGATGGCAATGTGTGGACACGGTCATTTTGACCTGCCAGCCTATGAGAAATATTTGAACGGGAGTATGGTTGATTTGGACTTTGACGAGGAAAAGATACAGAAATCATTGGCCGATATTCCTCAGCTGGCTAACGCTTAG